In Bacillus sp. DX3.1, the following proteins share a genomic window:
- a CDS encoding phage tail protein, whose translation MSYIVDFKNVSTVGLESSPVIEALAGLRANEARYFMNKYKHEFTVVPASESQETLDYVNRILKEERDIEFAAKPLETSRFQVENIKIAYVFYEDGLAVNVMYTVDDPKKRAVGFKLSEGMEVPKELEGKFKFARQKSKLAGTIRGSFFVIKGEY comes from the coding sequence ATGTCCTATATCGTTGATTTTAAAAATGTGTCTACGGTTGGTTTAGAGTCTTCACCTGTAATAGAAGCGCTTGCTGGTTTACGTGCTAATGAAGCCCGTTACTTTATGAACAAATACAAGCATGAATTTACAGTTGTACCAGCTAGCGAAAGCCAGGAGACCCTTGATTATGTGAACCGAATTTTGAAAGAAGAACGTGATATTGAGTTTGCGGCCAAACCTTTAGAAACGTCGCGTTTTCAAGTGGAAAATATCAAAATTGCCTACGTCTTTTATGAGGATGGTCTTGCGGTCAACGTCATGTATACGGTTGATGATCCTAAGAAGCGGGCCGTTGGTTTTAAGCTTTCTGAGGGGATGGAGGTACCAAAGGAGCTAGAAGGGAAGTTTAAGTTTGCTAGGCAGAAGTCTAAACTAGCTGGAACAATTCGAGGTTCGTTTTTTGTAATTAAAGGAGAATATTAA
- a CDS encoding ABC transporter permease yields MTIETLWGARFQKHLQNVIMYFARMISGLLYSFIFVSCIGAYYYAKFLKTSPSKGVSLFIIISLLTIIVTRCPIRTFIQKPDAVYLLALEEKLTSYFKQSLLYNYVIQLFLLLCAVLIITPLAMQTLHVTIPFVGTICFILAIVKGWNICISWMWRDRHTSHLWFIIRTSCNILIVYMLFQSVSFVLLGVGLLLLLFFLFYTLKQAPKRIGWEYVIEQEEKMDMRFYQFANFFTDVPQLKKQVKQRTWLTSWLEPFLHKKQSTFLYLYTLAFLRTNDYFGIYIRLTIVGIGVVYYVPTPLAKGLVTLCLLYMSSIQLRALWKYFSGNNIVVLYPISYEERIRQFLTLVFFVTCVQLIVFTAIILARTQQFLPTLFTAIIGMFFMKFIILPKTKKRISSL; encoded by the coding sequence ATGACAATTGAAACATTATGGGGTGCTCGTTTTCAAAAACATCTTCAAAACGTCATCATGTACTTTGCACGCATGATTAGCGGTCTACTATACAGCTTCATCTTCGTCTCATGTATTGGTGCATATTATTACGCAAAATTTCTTAAAACATCTCCTTCTAAAGGAGTCTCATTATTCATCATTATATCTCTGCTGACAATCATTGTAACTAGATGCCCTATTCGTACTTTTATCCAAAAGCCTGATGCTGTCTATCTACTGGCACTTGAAGAGAAATTGACATCTTATTTTAAACAATCTCTTCTATATAATTATGTCATTCAGCTTTTTCTATTGCTATGTGCTGTACTCATCATTACACCACTTGCGATGCAAACTTTACACGTAACCATTCCTTTTGTAGGTACGATATGTTTCATTTTAGCAATTGTAAAAGGATGGAATATATGCATAAGTTGGATGTGGAGAGATCGACATACTTCTCATCTTTGGTTCATCATTCGGACAAGTTGTAACATACTTATTGTATATATGCTCTTTCAATCTGTTTCGTTTGTTTTATTAGGAGTGGGATTATTACTTCTTCTCTTCTTTCTTTTTTATACATTAAAACAAGCCCCTAAACGAATTGGGTGGGAATATGTAATCGAACAAGAAGAAAAAATGGACATGCGCTTTTATCAGTTTGCTAACTTTTTTACAGATGTTCCGCAACTAAAGAAACAAGTAAAACAAAGAACATGGCTTACAAGTTGGCTGGAACCTTTCCTACATAAAAAGCAATCTACTTTCTTATATTTGTACACTTTAGCCTTTCTTCGGACCAATGATTATTTTGGAATATACATTCGATTGACTATCGTCGGCATCGGAGTTGTATATTATGTACCTACTCCACTTGCGAAAGGCTTAGTTACTTTATGTCTCTTATACATGTCGTCTATCCAACTTCGTGCCCTATGGAAGTATTTTTCAGGAAATAATATCGTAGTATTATATCCCATTTCTTATGAAGAAAGAATACGCCAATTTCTTACGCTTGTCTTTTTCGTAACATGCGTGCAATTAATAGTGTTTACCGCTATTATACTTGCTCGCACTCAACAGTTCTTACCTACTCTTTTCACTGCTATAATTGGAATGTTTTTCATGAAATTTATTATTCTGCCCAAAACAAAAAAACGAATTTCTTCTTTATAA
- a CDS encoding ABC transporter ATP-binding protein, with amino-acid sequence MSVGKRLFQYAMKVKTTIIAALAMLLIFVIAELAGPFVAKTMIDDHIVGIEKPWHETVKGEDAVSYNGTWYKRSDRFEKGEQKGKEVRVIQIGFKYYFVPNKISFEGARSIKGDIITVQSGKATQVYKAKMLTGAEVYSFYEPEIKRLLLLGGGYFALLLIVSLFAYGKQFYLQKASNKIIQIMREDVFSHIQTLPIRYFDHLPAGKIVSRVTNDTEAIRELYVTVLATFISSFIYIIGIFAALFLLDIKLALMCLLIVPILIVWAIIYRKYASVYNHKMRSRLSDINGTVNESIQGMPIIQAFRQERATKEEFEELNEDYYKYQNKILNLNAATSHNLVGVLRNIAFTAVIWYFGGASLSATGLISLGVLYAFVDYLTRLFSPITNMVNQLANLEQARVASERVFELLDETGEAVHEEHIPRLRGHVRFDDVSFSYNGKDEVLKNISFEAKKGETVALVGHTGSGKSSIMNVLFQFYEFQKGKLTIDGRDVKDMPKQALREHMGIVLQDPFLFTGTVASNVSLEHPKISKDRIVKALHDVGAERFANHIEEEVTEKGNTLSTGERQLISFARALAFDPAILILDEATSSIDTETEAMIQQALEVVKKGRTTFIIAHRLSTIKSADQIIVLDRGTILEKGSHEELMQKKGRYYEMYKTQIEGSHSA; translated from the coding sequence ATGAGTGTCGGAAAAAGGTTATTTCAATATGCAATGAAAGTAAAAACAACCATTATTGCTGCACTTGCTATGTTGTTGATTTTCGTTATTGCTGAGCTTGCAGGTCCATTTGTTGCGAAGACGATGATTGATGATCATATTGTCGGAATAGAGAAACCATGGCATGAAACGGTGAAAGGTGAAGATGCCGTTTCTTATAATGGCACTTGGTATAAGCGAAGTGATCGTTTTGAAAAAGGAGAACAAAAAGGAAAGGAAGTTCGAGTGATACAAATTGGCTTTAAGTATTATTTTGTCCCAAATAAGATTTCCTTTGAAGGAGCACGTTCTATAAAAGGGGATATCATTACCGTTCAAAGCGGAAAAGCAACGCAAGTGTATAAAGCAAAAATGTTAACAGGGGCGGAAGTGTATTCGTTTTATGAACCGGAGATAAAAAGGTTACTCCTGCTTGGCGGAGGTTACTTTGCCTTATTATTGATTGTGTCATTATTTGCATATGGTAAGCAGTTTTATTTACAGAAAGCATCTAATAAAATTATTCAAATTATGCGTGAAGATGTATTTTCGCATATTCAAACATTGCCGATTCGTTATTTTGACCATTTACCAGCGGGGAAAATTGTATCGCGTGTAACGAATGATACAGAGGCAATTCGGGAGTTATATGTAACGGTTTTAGCAACATTTATTTCTAGTTTTATTTACATTATCGGGATTTTTGCTGCTTTATTTTTGCTTGATATAAAGCTGGCGCTCATGTGTTTACTCATTGTACCAATTTTAATTGTGTGGGCTATTATATATAGAAAGTATGCTTCTGTATACAATCATAAAATGCGCTCTCGTTTATCAGATATTAATGGTACAGTGAATGAATCAATTCAAGGGATGCCAATTATTCAAGCATTTCGTCAAGAGCGCGCGACAAAAGAAGAGTTTGAAGAATTAAATGAAGACTACTATAAGTATCAAAACAAAATTTTAAATTTAAATGCAGCAACATCGCACAATTTAGTAGGGGTGCTTCGTAATATTGCTTTTACAGCGGTGATTTGGTATTTTGGCGGTGCTTCTTTAAGCGCTACAGGCCTTATTTCTTTAGGGGTGTTATATGCCTTTGTAGATTATTTAACACGACTCTTTTCACCAATTACGAATATGGTGAATCAGCTTGCAAACTTAGAGCAAGCACGCGTTGCATCAGAGCGCGTATTTGAGTTGTTGGATGAAACAGGAGAAGCTGTGCACGAAGAACACATACCACGTCTTAGAGGTCATGTTCGATTTGATGATGTTTCCTTCTCTTATAACGGAAAAGACGAAGTGTTAAAAAACATTTCTTTTGAAGCGAAAAAGGGAGAGACAGTTGCATTGGTCGGTCATACTGGATCAGGAAAAAGCTCGATTATGAACGTGCTCTTTCAGTTTTATGAATTCCAAAAAGGAAAACTTACAATCGATGGGCGTGATGTAAAAGATATGCCAAAACAAGCGCTGCGTGAGCATATGGGAATTGTACTGCAAGATCCGTTCTTATTTACAGGAACGGTTGCATCGAACGTGAGTCTAGAACATCCGAAAATTTCGAAAGATAGAATTGTAAAAGCACTTCATGATGTGGGAGCAGAGCGATTTGCAAATCATATAGAAGAGGAAGTTACCGAAAAAGGGAATACACTTTCTACTGGAGAACGACAGCTTATATCATTTGCACGAGCTTTAGCATTCGACCCGGCTATTTTAATTTTAGATGAAGCGACGTCAAGTATTGATACAGAGACAGAAGCGATGATCCAACAAGCATTGGAGGTTGTAAAGAAAGGAAGAACAACATTCATCATTGCCCACCGCCTTTCAACGATAAAGAGTGCCGATCAAATTATTGTTCTTGACCGAGGGACCATTCTTGAAAAAGGATCACACGAAGAATTAATGCAGAAAAAGGGTCGTTATTACGAAATGTATAAAACACAGATCGAAGGAAGTCACAGTGCATAA
- a CDS encoding ABC transporter transmembrane domain-containing protein encodes MFSVLQKLAWFFKAHWKRYSIAIGALLIVNAIEVVPPKVLGLAIDDIKAGALTSAVIMNYVWILFGVTIGGYALTYVWQQQLFGGAFVLEKTMRSKFMGHLLKMTPTFYHKNRTGDLMARATNDLKAIAMTAGFGILTLLDSSLYMLTIVFMMGFSISWQLTIAALLPLPIMAYAMNIYGKKLHERFTIAQDAFGDMNDKVLESIAGVRVIRAYVQEKADEQRFHHLGTDVYEKNMRVAKIDALFQPTVKMLVGLSYLIGLVYGAFLVFQMKITLGELVSFNIYLGMMIWPMFAIGELINVMQRGNASLDRVNETLAYEPDVKNMKKRAHVYKPEYVDFDEVSFLYPTSSELNLKNISFSLKQGETLGIVGKTGSGKTTLVRQLLRQYPLGTGEIKVSGVALGEIPIDHALGWIGYVPQEHILFSKTARENILFGNREASREELQKAIEIAAFKKDLEFLPEGLETLVGEKGVSLSGGQKQRISIARAVIQNPEILILDDSLSAVDARTEAAIIENIRRERSGKTTIITTHRLSAVQHADWILVMDNGEIIEEGTHDRLVHEEGWYAEQFERQQGESIEGEVKI; translated from the coding sequence TTGTTTTCAGTATTACAAAAGCTAGCTTGGTTTTTTAAAGCGCATTGGAAAAGGTATAGTATAGCGATTGGGGCGCTTTTAATTGTAAATGCAATTGAAGTTGTTCCCCCAAAGGTACTCGGCTTAGCAATTGATGATATAAAGGCAGGAGCTTTAACGAGTGCGGTGATTATGAATTATGTTTGGATCCTGTTTGGGGTAACGATAGGAGGGTATGCGCTCACCTATGTATGGCAACAACAATTATTTGGCGGGGCATTCGTACTTGAAAAAACGATGCGTTCCAAGTTTATGGGACACTTGCTGAAAATGACGCCAACTTTTTATCACAAGAATCGTACCGGTGATTTAATGGCACGGGCTACAAATGATTTAAAAGCGATTGCCATGACTGCAGGGTTTGGTATATTGACACTTCTTGATTCCAGTTTATATATGTTGACGATTGTGTTCATGATGGGATTTTCAATTAGTTGGCAGCTGACGATTGCTGCGCTTTTACCGCTCCCAATTATGGCGTATGCCATGAATATATATGGGAAGAAATTACACGAACGCTTTACGATTGCCCAAGATGCTTTTGGGGATATGAATGATAAAGTACTCGAGTCGATTGCAGGTGTTCGTGTGATCCGTGCATATGTACAGGAGAAAGCTGATGAACAAAGGTTTCATCACTTAGGAACAGATGTGTACGAGAAAAATATGAGAGTGGCAAAAATTGACGCACTGTTTCAGCCGACAGTCAAAATGCTTGTTGGACTTAGTTATTTAATTGGTTTAGTATACGGAGCGTTTTTAGTATTTCAAATGAAAATTACACTGGGAGAACTTGTTTCCTTTAACATCTATCTTGGGATGATGATTTGGCCGATGTTTGCCATCGGTGAATTAATTAATGTGATGCAGCGCGGAAATGCCTCGCTTGATCGTGTAAATGAAACATTAGCGTATGAGCCTGATGTGAAAAATATGAAAAAACGAGCGCATGTATATAAGCCGGAGTATGTTGATTTTGATGAGGTATCTTTTTTATATCCAACATCGTCAGAGCTCAATCTGAAAAATATTTCTTTTTCATTAAAGCAGGGAGAGACACTTGGAATCGTTGGGAAAACCGGAAGTGGTAAAACGACACTTGTTCGTCAACTTCTTCGCCAATACCCGCTTGGAACAGGAGAAATTAAGGTATCAGGTGTTGCACTAGGTGAAATACCAATTGATCATGCACTAGGCTGGATTGGATATGTACCGCAAGAACATATTCTATTTTCAAAAACAGCGCGTGAAAATATTTTATTTGGGAACAGAGAGGCAAGTAGAGAAGAGCTTCAAAAGGCAATTGAAATTGCTGCGTTTAAAAAGGATTTAGAGTTTCTTCCAGAAGGATTAGAGACGCTTGTAGGGGAAAAGGGTGTTTCTTTATCCGGTGGGCAGAAGCAGCGAATTTCGATTGCACGCGCAGTGATTCAAAATCCAGAAATATTAATTTTAGATGATTCTTTATCTGCTGTTGATGCTCGTACAGAAGCGGCAATTATTGAAAATATAAGAAGAGAACGGAGCGGGAAAACAACGATTATTACAACGCATCGCCTATCTGCAGTGCAGCATGCTGATTGGATTCTCGTTATGGATAATGGTGAGATTATCGAAGAGGGAACACATGACAGGCTCGTTCATGAAGAGGGTTGGTATGCAGAACAATTCGAAAGACAGCAAGGAGAAAGTATAGAGGGTGAGGTGAAAATATGA
- a CDS encoding HTH domain-containing protein, which yields MKKVERINIIMRYINNRAHFTISEIMREFNISRSTAIRDIREIEAMGMPLVAEVGRDGGYFVMHNSVLPDVRFTDNEVKALFIAFMATRNQQLPYLKSRQSLAEKLLGLISENQQDDLVLLNQILLFEGTNPNNPDLLELSDLPHPMLEKLIQILLLDSYLLITIKEEKVIKSYPIYLLHLYHEKGLWLIEGFDLKEEKKQIFPVDHLTNVKPYPMKKRLSKKKILETLSKQEEVINLVLELGPKAIAQFKKYHPLKVSISYTNPYQTTAILKAFINVNKPEELTEITNWLLFLGGDIKVREVPEEVLESLQERLCLYSP from the coding sequence ATGAAAAAAGTTGAACGGATTAATATCATCATGCGGTATATCAACAACCGTGCTCACTTTACAATTTCTGAAATCATGCGAGAATTTAACATCTCTCGTTCGACAGCTATTAGAGATATCAGAGAAATTGAGGCCATGGGGATGCCACTTGTCGCTGAAGTTGGAAGGGATGGGGGTTATTTTGTCATGCACAACTCTGTCCTGCCTGATGTTCGCTTTACCGATAATGAGGTCAAAGCTCTTTTTATTGCCTTTATGGCCACAAGAAATCAACAACTCCCCTATCTAAAGAGTCGTCAGTCTTTAGCTGAAAAATTACTAGGCCTCATCTCAGAAAACCAGCAAGATGACCTTGTTCTTTTAAATCAGATCTTGCTTTTTGAAGGGACCAACCCCAATAATCCCGACCTACTTGAACTTTCAGACCTCCCCCATCCCATGTTAGAAAAACTCATCCAAATCCTTCTTTTGGATAGCTATTTATTGATTACTATCAAAGAAGAGAAGGTAATAAAGTCTTATCCAATTTATCTCTTGCACCTTTATCATGAAAAAGGCCTTTGGCTGATTGAAGGCTTTGACTTAAAGGAAGAAAAGAAGCAGATTTTTCCTGTCGACCATCTCACCAATGTCAAACCCTACCCGATGAAAAAAAGATTAAGTAAGAAAAAGATTTTAGAAACACTAAGTAAGCAGGAAGAAGTAATCAACCTTGTCCTTGAACTTGGTCCAAAAGCGATTGCCCAGTTCAAAAAATACCATCCTTTAAAAGTTTCAATTTCCTATACGAATCCTTACCAAACCACAGCCATTCTAAAGGCTTTTATCAATGTTAATAAGCCCGAAGAATTGACCGAAATAACAAATTGGCTACTTTTCCTAGGTGGGGATATCAAGGTCAGGGAAGTGCCAGAAGAAGTCTTAGAAAGTTTACAAGAGAGATTATGCTTATACAGCCCATAA
- a CDS encoding GyrI-like domain-containing protein encodes MADYTLKEKDSFIVLGFGTELKSDYTDFAGLNKEKSDFWQAVSQDGRLDTLKAIATNDYVFAVNEAVNNKMMHYAGVMTEASALEEARVIQFPKGEYLVVKGEGKTADELNNKLAGLAFGQVLPEAKNFAYVGGPNATVEMGQRNGLVFGEMWIPVVRK; translated from the coding sequence ATGGCCGATTATACCCTAAAAGAAAAAGACAGCTTTATCGTTTTAGGTTTTGGAACTGAGCTAAAGAGCGATTACACAGACTTTGCTGGCTTAAACAAGGAAAAGTCAGACTTTTGGCAGGCCGTCAGCCAAGATGGAAGGCTTGACACTTTAAAAGCCATAGCCACAAATGACTACGTTTTTGCCGTGAACGAAGCGGTGAATAACAAGATGATGCATTATGCTGGCGTCATGACAGAGGCATCGGCACTAGAAGAAGCCAGAGTTATCCAATTTCCTAAGGGGGAATACCTAGTTGTTAAAGGGGAAGGGAAGACGGCTGATGAATTGAATAATAAGCTTGCTGGCCTTGCCTTTGGTCAAGTCTTGCCAGAAGCAAAGAATTTTGCCTATGTTGGTGGGCCAAATGCAACGGTTGAGATGGGGCAGCGAAACGGCTTAGTTTTTGGTGAAATGTGGATTCCTGTTGTTAGGAAATAA
- a CDS encoding amino acid ABC transporter substrate-binding protein, with protein MKKLFSVFAVATLAVGIVAGCGKEEKKDTASQDALQKIKQSGEIVVGTEGTYPPFTFHDESGKLTGFDVELTEEVAKRLGVKPVFKETQWDSLLAGLDAKRFDMVANEVGIREDRQKKYDFSKPYISSSAALVVAKDKDKPASFTDVKGLKAAQSLTSNYADLAKKNGAEITGVEGFSQAVELLNTGRVDFTINDRLSVLNYLQTKKDANIKIVATEKEAAQSGFLFRKGSDKLVQEVDKALEDMKKDGTYDKIAKKWFGEDVSK; from the coding sequence ATGAAAAAATTATTTTCAGTGTTTGCAGTAGCCACGCTTGCGGTCGGTATTGTAGCGGGCTGCGGCAAAGAAGAGAAAAAAGATACAGCGAGTCAAGATGCATTGCAAAAAATAAAACAAAGCGGTGAAATTGTTGTTGGTACAGAAGGTACATACCCGCCGTTTACATTCCATGATGAGAGTGGAAAATTAACTGGATTTGATGTTGAGTTAACAGAAGAAGTTGCAAAACGTTTAGGTGTAAAACCAGTGTTTAAAGAAACACAATGGGACAGCTTACTTGCAGGACTTGATGCAAAACGTTTTGATATGGTTGCAAACGAAGTTGGGATTCGTGAAGATCGTCAAAAGAAATATGATTTCTCTAAACCATATATTTCTTCTTCAGCAGCTCTTGTAGTTGCAAAGGATAAAGATAAGCCAGCTTCATTTACAGATGTAAAAGGCTTAAAAGCAGCGCAATCTTTAACTAGTAACTACGCTGATCTTGCAAAGAAAAATGGTGCGGAAATCACTGGTGTAGAAGGCTTTAGCCAAGCAGTAGAACTACTTAATACAGGGCGTGTTGATTTCACAATCAATGATCGTTTATCAGTATTAAACTATTTACAAACGAAAAAAGATGCGAATATTAAAATTGTTGCTACAGAAAAAGAAGCAGCACAAAGTGGATTCTTATTCCGCAAAGGCAGCGATAAGCTTGTACAAGAGGTAGATAAAGCGTTAGAGGATATGAAAAAAGATGGTACGTACGACAAAATAGCGAAAAAATGGTTTGGTGAAGATGTATCTAAGTAG
- a CDS encoding NADP-dependent glyceraldehyde-3-phosphate dehydrogenase, translating to MTTSNTYKFYLNGEWRESSSGQTIDIPSPYLHEVIGKVQAITRGEVDEAIESAKQAQKEWAEASLQDRAKYLYKWADELINMQDEIADIVMKEVGKGYKDAKKEVVRTADLIRYTVDEALHMHGESMMGDSFPGGSKSKLAIVQRVPRGVILAIAPFNYPVNLSAAKLAPALIMGNAVIFKPATQGAISGIKMVEALHKAGLPKGLVNVATGRGSVIGDYLVEHPGVNMVSFTGGTNTGAHLAKKAAMIPLVLELGGKDPGIVREDADLQEAASHIISGAFSYSGQRCTAIKRVLVNEKVADELVSLLKEQVAALSVGSPEQDSTIVPLIDDKSADFVQGLVDDAVEKGATIVIGNKRERNLIYPTLIDNVTEEMKVAWEEPFGPILPIIRVSSDEEAIEIANKSEFGLQASVFTKDINKAFAIANKIDTGSVQINGRTERGPDHFPFIGVKGSGMGAQGIRKSLESMTREKVTVLNLV from the coding sequence ATGACAACTAGCAATACATACAAATTTTATTTAAACGGTGAATGGAGAGAAAGTTCATCTGGACAAACAATTGATATCCCATCACCTTATTTACATGAAGTAATCGGTAAAGTACAAGCAATTACTCGCGGAGAAGTTGATGAAGCGATTGAATCTGCAAAACAAGCGCAAAAAGAATGGGCTGAAGCGTCTCTTCAAGATCGCGCAAAATATTTATATAAATGGGCTGATGAGCTCATAAATATGCAAGATGAAATTGCTGATATTGTAATGAAAGAAGTCGGTAAAGGCTATAAAGATGCGAAAAAAGAAGTTGTTCGTACAGCAGATTTAATTCGTTACACTGTAGATGAAGCACTTCATATGCATGGCGAAAGCATGATGGGAGATAGCTTCCCTGGTGGATCTAAATCCAAACTTGCTATTGTTCAACGTGTTCCGCGCGGCGTAATTCTAGCAATTGCACCATTTAACTATCCTGTAAACTTATCTGCTGCAAAACTTGCACCAGCTCTTATTATGGGAAATGCTGTTATCTTTAAACCAGCAACACAAGGCGCGATTAGCGGTATTAAAATGGTTGAAGCACTTCATAAAGCGGGTCTTCCAAAAGGACTTGTAAACGTAGCAACAGGACGCGGTTCTGTCATTGGTGACTACTTAGTAGAACATCCTGGCGTAAATATGGTATCGTTCACAGGCGGTACAAATACAGGAGCTCACTTAGCGAAAAAAGCGGCTATGATTCCACTTGTATTAGAGCTTGGTGGTAAGGATCCTGGTATCGTACGCGAAGATGCTGACCTACAAGAAGCTGCAAGCCATATCATTAGTGGTGCATTCTCTTATTCAGGTCAACGTTGCACAGCAATTAAACGCGTGCTTGTAAATGAAAAAGTAGCAGACGAACTTGTAAGCTTATTAAAAGAACAAGTGGCTGCATTATCTGTCGGTTCTCCAGAACAAGACAGCACAATCGTGCCATTAATCGACGATAAATCTGCTGATTTCGTTCAAGGATTAGTTGACGATGCAGTAGAAAAAGGCGCTACAATCGTGATCGGTAATAAACGTGAACGCAACTTAATTTACCCAACATTAATTGACAATGTTACAGAAGAAATGAAAGTTGCTTGGGAAGAGCCATTCGGCCCAATTCTTCCAATCATTCGCGTTTCTTCTGATGAAGAAGCAATTGAAATTGCCAATAAATCAGAATTTGGTCTGCAAGCAAGTGTCTTCACAAAAGATATTAATAAAGCATTTGCAATTGCAAACAAAATCGACACTGGCTCCGTTCAAATTAACGGACGTACAGAGCGTGGCCCTGACCACTTCCCATTCATCGGTGTAAAAGGTTCTGGTATGGGTGCACAAGGTATTCGCAAGAGCCTTGAATCTATGACACGCGAGAAAGTAACTGTACTAAACTTAGTATAA
- a CDS encoding amino acid permease, whose product MQQKKWGFWVLTAFVVGNMVGAGIFMVPSTLAQTASPLGVTLAWLTTGFGVLMLALVFGNLAIRRPDLTTGPQSHAYALFKSPKKKKMAGFSMVWGYWVANWASNVAIITSFAGYLSLFFPIMKDTRLLFSIGSFDIEVGKLITFSICSFLLWGTHLILTNGVNGAGKLNFLATTTKVTGFLLFIVVTLFAFQASKFGQWYTAMIDKEGVSHGLLSQVNLAALTTLWAFIGIESAVLLSNRAVSPKVVKRATVTGLLLTVGIYLGITILTMGVLHIDKLQTSERPLADALNAAMGHGGGKLMALLALTSLFGSILGWILLSSEVPYQAAKEGFFPSFFAKTNKKGSPIHSLRLTNIMSQVFLFSTLSGTIAEAYTFVITVSTLAYLIPYLVSPIFQLKLVATGETYENEKGTRIMDGIVATIAIVYALWVIKTGAADLKTFLLGIGLFVIGFAFYPLMKRDNKKNSQNENEHVA is encoded by the coding sequence ATGCAACAGAAAAAATGGGGCTTTTGGGTACTGACAGCATTTGTTGTCGGTAACATGGTTGGCGCTGGTATTTTTATGGTGCCAAGTACATTGGCACAAACAGCTAGCCCGCTCGGCGTTACGTTAGCTTGGTTAACAACAGGATTTGGTGTTTTAATGCTAGCGCTTGTTTTCGGTAATTTAGCAATTCGTCGTCCTGATTTAACAACAGGGCCACAAAGTCACGCATACGCTTTATTCAAATCACCAAAAAAGAAAAAAATGGCTGGTTTTAGCATGGTTTGGGGCTATTGGGTTGCAAACTGGGCGAGTAACGTTGCTATTATTACATCTTTTGCGGGTTACTTATCGCTTTTCTTCCCAATTATGAAAGATACGCGTCTTTTATTTTCAATTGGTTCTTTTGATATTGAAGTTGGAAAACTCATTACGTTCTCCATCTGTTCTTTCTTGCTATGGGGCACACATTTGATTTTAACAAACGGTGTAAATGGAGCTGGAAAATTAAACTTTTTAGCAACAACAACGAAAGTTACTGGATTCCTTCTGTTCATCGTTGTGACATTATTTGCATTTCAAGCCTCAAAATTTGGTCAATGGTATACAGCGATGATCGATAAAGAAGGCGTTTCACATGGACTACTTTCACAAGTAAACTTAGCCGCTCTCACAACATTGTGGGCATTTATTGGGATCGAATCAGCTGTATTATTATCGAATCGCGCTGTATCCCCCAAAGTTGTGAAACGAGCAACTGTAACGGGCTTACTCTTAACAGTAGGAATTTATTTAGGAATTACCATTTTAACAATGGGTGTTCTTCACATTGATAAATTACAAACTTCTGAACGTCCATTAGCAGATGCATTAAATGCTGCAATGGGACATGGTGGTGGGAAATTAATGGCACTTCTTGCCCTTACTTCCTTATTCGGTTCCATTCTAGGCTGGATTTTATTAAGCTCAGAAGTACCGTATCAAGCAGCAAAAGAAGGATTCTTCCCTTCATTCTTTGCAAAAACAAACAAAAAGGGAAGTCCGATTCATTCCTTGCGACTAACAAATATTATGTCGCAAGTGTTCTTATTCTCAACACTATCAGGAACGATTGCCGAAGCGTATACATTTGTTATTACCGTATCAACGCTGGCTTACTTAATTCCATATCTCGTTTCACCAATCTTCCAATTAAAACTCGTCGCAACTGGTGAAACATATGAAAATGAAAAAGGTACGCGCATTATGGATGGTATTGTCGCGACCATAGCAATTGTATATGCACTATGGGTCATCAAAACAGGAGCCGCAGACTTAAAAACATTCCTACTTGGGATTGGATTATTTGTAATCGGCTTTGCCTTCTATCCATTAATGAAGCGGGATAATAAAAAAAATTCTCAAAATGAAAACGAGCATGTTGCATAA